One window from the genome of Candidatus Leptovillus gracilis encodes:
- a CDS encoding response regulator: MIRILIVEDDDMLQEILAERLNLRGYGVEVASNGQEGVDLALAHHPDIILMDMRMPVLDGWEATRKLKAQPETCMIPVIALTAHSLVGDREESLAAGCDEYEPKPVNFERLLRKIEQLVGSEASSKRNDSAGN; the protein is encoded by the coding sequence GTGATTCGGATACTCATCGTCGAAGATGACGATATGCTGCAAGAAATTCTCGCCGAGCGGCTCAACCTGCGCGGCTATGGGGTGGAGGTGGCCAGCAACGGGCAAGAGGGCGTTGACCTTGCCCTGGCTCATCACCCAGATATTATCCTGATGGATATGCGGATGCCTGTTCTGGATGGCTGGGAGGCGACGCGAAAACTTAAGGCACAACCGGAAACTTGTATGATTCCTGTGATTGCCCTGACGGCCCACTCTCTTGTAGGCGACCGTGAGGAGAGTCTGGCTGCCGGTTGCGACGAGTATGAGCCAAAGCCGGTGAATTTCGAGCGGTTGTTACGCAAAATTGAACAACTGGTGGGTAGTGAGGCGAGCAGTAAACGAAATGATAGCGCTGGTAATTGA